In Formosa haliotis, the sequence CTAAACTCACTAGGCGTAGTGTTTTTGTTTTTCTTAAAAACACGATTAAAGTTTGCAATATTATTGAAACCACATTTAAACGAGATTTCGCTTACGGTTAAATCTGTTTCAATTAAATATTTTGTTGCGTGGATAATTCTAAAATCGTTAATATAATTAATAAACGTTTTTCCGGTACGTTTCTTTATAAATCGGTTAAACGAACTCGGACTCATATTAATAAGGTTAGAGATTTCGTTTAGGGAGATTTTGGTATGAAAATTCATTTCAACATAATCTTTAATCTTCATAATCTTCTTGCTATTTTCAAATTCTCCAGCCAAATTATCGCTATGCGATAGTAATCTATAGTCTTTTTCTTGAGCTAAACTTTCTAATAAATCTAATAATTGTGTGTGGTCTGCAATGGTATTTGTGTTTTTTAAAGCCATAATTTTCGATTGTAGCTTTAAGGCGGTTTCTTTCGAAAATTGTATGCCTTCTTTCGATTTAGATAATAAATCTTTAATTTTTTTAAAAACGCTTGTCGATAAAATTTTATCAGTAAATAACCAATTATGAAATTGAATGGTAATTTCTTTTATTTCGTTGCTTTTACAACGATGCATTTCCCAACCATGTTCTACGTTCGACCCTATTAAGGTTAATTCTACATCGTCTATCTCTTCAATATTATCACCAACAATACGTTTTATACCTTTCCCGTTTAGTATAAAATTGAGTTCTAATTCCGGATGAAAATGAATGGGGAAATTAAATTGCTTCTTTAATCTATTGATGATTAAAAACAATTCATCCTGATTTAATAGCGTTAATTCTCTATGTATATTTTCACACATGATAGTTAATTTGTTTGGTTAGACGAAACGATTTGTAATAAAGAGGATTTAAACTCGGTATTACATTGTGATTATTACAATATACAATAATATTTGTAGTTTAAGTATGTTGTTTTAGGTAAATTCGTAATGTTAGTGTTAAAAAAATAAGGTATTTTAAATATTTGTCAATTTTATAATATGGTGTGTGGAATTATCTAGGTTTCGGTTGAATATGGGGTAGTCAAATATTACGAATAAGGCTTTAAAGTTGTTAATATGTAAATTCATTATTATTTAGCGATATTTTTATGTTATCAGTAGAAAAAATGCTAATAATGCGATTAGTTTTTATATTTTAGGAGAGCACTAACTAAAATGTATTAAAAATTAAAACCATAGTATCGCATGAGTAATTATCATATAAAACATTTAGAAGAATATTATCAAGTTTACAGGAAATCGGTTAGAGAACCCGAAAATTTTTGGGCCGAAGTTGCAGAAGAACATTTTATGTGGCGTAAACGATGGGATAAGGTGTTAAGTTGGGATTTTAAGAAACCAGAAATAAAATGGTTTGAAGGTGCCCAGTTAAATATTACCGAAAATTGTATAGACAGACACCTTAGAACAAAAGGCGATAAAACTGCTATTATTTTTGAACCGAATGACCCGAATGATCCCGCAGAACATATTTCGTATCAACAATTACATGATCGCGTTTGCCAAATGGCTAATGTGCTAAAGCGTAAAGGAATTAAAAAGGGAGATCGTGTGTGTATTTATTTACCCATGATTCCAGAATTAGCTATTTCACTTTTGGCTTGTGCTAGAATAGGAGCCATACACTCTGTGGTTTTTGCAGGATTTTCATCGAAAGCATTATCCTCTCGTGTAAACGATAGTGAGTGTAAAATGGTAATTACTGCAGATGGATCTTATCGTGGTTCTAAAACTATCGATTTAAAAGGTATCGTAGATGGTGGCTTAGAATCGTGCCCTTGTGTAGAACATGTTTTGGTGGTGAATAGAATTAATTCGGAAATAACCATGAAAGAAGGACGCGATGAGTGGTTACAACCTTTATTAGATGCCGCATCTCCAGTATGTGAACCCGAAATTATGAACGCAGAAGACCCTTTATTTATTCTATATACATCGGGATCTACCGGAAAACCAAAAGGGATGGTACATACCACTGGAGGATATATGGTATATACCGCTTATACTTTTAAAAATGTATTTCAATATAAAGATGGCGATGTGTACTGGTGTACGGCAGACATTGGTTGGATTACCGGACATAGTTATATTGTTTACGGTCCATTAGCAAACGGCGCAACTACACTTATGTTTGAAGGCGTACCTCATTATCCAGATTTCGGAAGATTCTGGCAAATTGTAGAAAAACATAAAGTCAATCAATTTTATACGGCTCCTACAGCAATTCGAGCTTTAGGA encodes:
- a CDS encoding AraC family transcriptional regulator encodes the protein MCENIHRELTLLNQDELFLIINRLKKQFNFPIHFHPELELNFILNGKGIKRIVGDNIEEIDDVELTLIGSNVEHGWEMHRCKSNEIKEITIQFHNWLFTDKILSTSVFKKIKDLLSKSKEGIQFSKETALKLQSKIMALKNTNTIADHTQLLDLLESLAQEKDYRLLSHSDNLAGEFENSKKIMKIKDYVEMNFHTKISLNEISNLINMSPSSFNRFIKKRTGKTFINYINDFRIIHATKYLIETDLTVSEISFKCGFNNIANFNRVFKKNKNTTPSEFRHEYRSFSRFVSNG
- the acs gene encoding acetate--CoA ligase: MSNYHIKHLEEYYQVYRKSVREPENFWAEVAEEHFMWRKRWDKVLSWDFKKPEIKWFEGAQLNITENCIDRHLRTKGDKTAIIFEPNDPNDPAEHISYQQLHDRVCQMANVLKRKGIKKGDRVCIYLPMIPELAISLLACARIGAIHSVVFAGFSSKALSSRVNDSECKMVITADGSYRGSKTIDLKGIVDGGLESCPCVEHVLVVNRINSEITMKEGRDEWLQPLLDAASPVCEPEIMNAEDPLFILYTSGSTGKPKGMVHTTGGYMVYTAYTFKNVFQYKDGDVYWCTADIGWITGHSYIVYGPLANGATTLMFEGVPHYPDFGRFWQIVEKHKVNQFYTAPTAIRALGKQNINFVENSDLSSLKVLGSVGEPINEEAWHWYNDNIGKHKSPIVDTWWQTETGGIMITPIPFVTPTKPTYATLPFIGIQPALLDEVGEELKGNQVDGRLCIKFPWPSIARTIWGDHARYKDTYFSAFENMYFTGDGALRDEVGYYRITGRVDDVIIVSGHNLGTAPIEDAINEHPAVAESAIVGFPHDVKGNALYGYVTLKETGESRDQNNLRNEINQLITDRIGAIAKLEKIQFTDGLPKTRSGKIMRRILRKIASNDLSNLGDTSTLLNPECVQDIIDKSL